In one Bacillus thuringiensis genomic region, the following are encoded:
- a CDS encoding sulfite exporter TauE/SafE family protein, translated as MEYIMLLFIGLIAGTVGSLVGLGGGIIIVPLLIGLHSLSPQLAVGTSMVTVVFTGLSSTLTYMKHKRVDYKSGLILFIGSGPGGIIGSWANKFLNQDTFSLYFGIFLIFVSILLMLRDKLKPLSLSNTSVIKRSFTDNDGNTVHYQFPPFLAIFIAFIVGFISGLFGIGGGALLVPAMMLLFAFPAHIAVATSMFIVFLSAIVSSATHISLGNVSWIYALILIPGAWIGGKIGAYINTKLSGNAVINLLRITLIILGTRLIIISLL; from the coding sequence TTGGAATACATCATGTTACTTTTCATCGGACTAATCGCCGGAACAGTCGGCAGCCTAGTTGGGCTTGGAGGCGGAATTATTATTGTTCCGTTATTAATTGGATTACACAGTTTATCACCACAACTTGCAGTAGGGACTTCTATGGTAACAGTCGTTTTCACAGGACTATCTTCCACCCTTACTTACATGAAGCATAAGCGAGTAGATTATAAAAGTGGACTTATTTTATTTATCGGAAGCGGCCCTGGTGGTATTATTGGATCATGGGCAAATAAATTTTTAAACCAAGACACATTTTCTTTATACTTTGGGATTTTCCTTATATTCGTCTCAATTCTACTTATGCTTCGAGACAAATTAAAACCTCTTTCCCTCTCAAATACGTCTGTAATTAAGCGTTCTTTTACAGATAATGATGGAAATACTGTACACTACCAATTCCCACCGTTTCTTGCTATCTTTATCGCCTTTATAGTTGGGTTTATATCTGGATTATTTGGAATTGGTGGCGGTGCCTTACTTGTTCCAGCAATGATGCTTCTTTTTGCATTCCCAGCACATATTGCAGTAGCAACTTCAATGTTCATCGTATTTCTATCAGCAATTGTAAGTTCTGCAACTCACATCTCACTTGGAAATGTCAGCTGGATTTATGCATTAATCCTGATTCCGGGTGCATGGATCGGCGGAAAAATCGGGGCTTACATTAATACAAAACTAAGTGGAAATGCCGTAATTAATTTATTACGTATTACGTTAATTATTCTTGGAACTAGATTAATCATTATTTCCCTTTTATAA